The Xenopus laevis strain J_2021 chromosome 5L, Xenopus_laevis_v10.1, whole genome shotgun sequence genome has a segment encoding these proteins:
- the LOC121393633 gene encoding protein kinase C delta type-like: MDLSERRRCPAGQVVKSCIEGKTNKDWIKESGERKSDAANNKKICRNAQTSLDRSIKRRWRVEKQTENKEKTIKRIKNEKRQIEKESQAEKTSEDEKIKRRRFEEGDIEKESQAEKKTNEGKMIKRRRFEVGEEIEKKSQAEKKTSEGKSIKKRAVEEGQLQKESQAKKKTSKLERIKTSQVAKDDKKIKEDNSKERNLEQNEVNNRRSRPEDLLEGGSIQKRPRLDIERPAPLDSNNYKFHTVLGQGGFGQVMLASFRPNKQLVAIKILKKQKNDCYSIAKEARVLKISRECAFLCHSYATFQSELEAFFVLEYASGKSLWQMIMREGGLPMSTIMFYTAEMVVALQFLHSKGIIHRDLKPDNILVDKDGHIKICDFGIVEENIFGQRKTYGLAGTPGYRAPEILLKEDYNTAVDWWSFGVTMYEMATDELPYSTSGSILRQRYMILNKTPKYPCYMSEEMLDLLPKLLEIDNTKRIGLNGNIREHPFYSTINWDDLENRRLKTPFKPEMPSADDLDEYPLTFSPHSCDGKNLKDFSEVDPNWNWQE, from the exons ATGGATTTGAGTGAGAGAAGGAGATGTCCGGCTGGACAGGTAGTGAAAAGCTGCATAGAAGGTAAGACCAACAAGGATTGGATCAAggagtcaggagaaagaaaatcagatgcagcaaataataaaaagatttgcAGAAATGCACAGACAAGTCTGGATAGGAGCATTAAAAGGAGATGGAGAGTAGAGAAACAGACAGAAAATAAAGAGAAGACCattaaaaggataaaaaatgaaaaaagacagaTTGAAAAAGAAAGCCAGGCAGAGAAAACCAGTGAAGATGAGAAGATTAAAAGGAGAAGATTTGAAGAAGGAGATATAGAAAAGGAAAGCCAGGCAGAGAAGAAGACCAATGAAGGTAAAATGATTAAAAGGAGAAGATTTGAAGTAGGAGAGGAGATAGAAAAGAAAAGCCAAGCAGAGAAGAAAACTAGTGAAGGTAAGAGCATTAAAAAGAGAGCAGTTGAAGAAGGACAGTTACAAAAGGAAAGCCAAGCAAAGAAAAAGACTAGTAAGCTTGAGAGAATTAAAACAAGTCAGGTTGCTAAAGAcgataaaaaaatcaaagaagaCAACAGTAAAGAAAGAAATTTAGAGCAAAATGAAGTGAATAATAGAAGATCAAGACCAGAAGACCTATTAGAAG GTGGAAGCATACAGAAGAGACCCCGTCTGGACATTGAAAGACCTGCTCCCCTGGATAGTAACAACTACAAGTTCCACACTGTACTGGGACAAGGAGGCTTTGGCCAG gtGATGTTGGCTTCTTTTAGACCAAATAAACAACTGGTGGCAATTAAGATCTTGAAGAAACAGAAGAACGACTGCTATTCCATCGCTAAAGAAGCTCGTGTATTGAAGATCAGCAGAGAATGTGCATTTTTATGCCATTCTTATGCAACTTTTCAGTCAGAG CTTGAAGCCTTCTTTGTCCTGGAGTATGCCAGTGGGAAATCTTTATGGCAAATGATTATGCGTGAAGGAGGTCTGCCAATGTCGACAATCATGTTCTACACAGCAGAGATGGTGGTTGCCCTCCAGTTCCTGCATTCTAAGGGAATCATTCATCG TGATCTGAAGCCGGACAACATATTAGTGGATAAAGACGGCCACATAAAGATCTGCGACTTTGGCATTGTAGAAGAGAACATCTTTGGCCAGAGGAAAACCTACGGCTTAGCAGGAACCCCTGGATATCGGGCACCAGAG atTCTATTAAAGGAAGACTACAATACAGCCGTGGATTGGTGGTCTTTCGGGGTGACAATGTATGAAATGGCCACAGATGAATTGCCATATTCAACATCAGGCAGCATTTTAAGGCAGCGCTATATGATTTTGAACAAAACACCAAAATATCCATGTTATATGAGCGAGGAAATGCTGGACCTCCTGCCTAAG CTTTTGGAGATTGATAACACCAAACGAATTGGACTGAATGGGAACATCAGGGAGCATCCTTTCTACAGCACTATCAACTGGGATGATCTGGAAAATCGAAGACTGAAGACACCTTTTAAGCCAGAAATG CCATCTGCGGACGACTTAGATGAATATCCGCTAACATTCTCCCCTCATAGTTGCGATGGAAAGAATTTGAAAGATTTCTCGGAAGTTGATCCCAACTGGAATTGGCAGGAGTAA